In Novosphingobium sp. MMS21-SN21R, a single genomic region encodes these proteins:
- a CDS encoding c-type cytochrome, with translation MDDRFNTIAGWTLFGGIVALGLSSLSAHYFLADKEHRPEQMGYAIEGVEEEGGAAAADLPLPNLLAAGDVKAGEAIFAKCKACHTAEQGGANGIGPNLYGVVGEAAAAGRGGYAFSDALKAKGGNWDFANLDAWLKNPKAYADGTKMSFAGLPKAQDRANVILYLNSLGTNLPLPAPVAAPAAGAAPAAVAVVGDAAKGEATFAKCKACHTIDQGGANGIGPNLWAVAGEKVAGDRGGYAFSDALKAKGGVWDDATLDAWLLGPAKFAAGTKMTFAGLPDAQQRADVIAYLNTKK, from the coding sequence ATGGACGATCGTTTCAACACCATCGCCGGGTGGACCTTGTTCGGGGGCATCGTGGCTCTGGGACTTTCCAGTCTTTCGGCCCACTACTTCCTGGCAGACAAGGAACATCGCCCTGAGCAGATGGGCTATGCGATCGAAGGCGTAGAGGAAGAAGGCGGCGCTGCTGCAGCCGATCTGCCTCTGCCGAATCTGCTCGCCGCTGGCGATGTGAAGGCTGGCGAGGCGATCTTTGCCAAGTGCAAGGCCTGCCACACGGCCGAACAGGGCGGCGCCAACGGCATCGGCCCGAATCTCTATGGCGTAGTGGGCGAAGCCGCTGCAGCGGGCCGGGGTGGATACGCGTTCTCCGACGCGCTGAAGGCCAAGGGCGGAAACTGGGACTTTGCCAACCTTGATGCGTGGCTGAAGAATCCCAAGGCCTATGCCGATGGCACCAAGATGTCGTTCGCTGGCCTGCCCAAGGCGCAGGACCGCGCCAACGTCATTCTCTATCTCAATTCGCTCGGCACCAACCTGCCATTGCCTGCGCCGGTTGCGGCGCCTGCGGCTGGCGCGGCTCCTGCTGCCGTTGCCGTGGTCGGTGACGCTGCCAAGGGTGAAGCGACTTTCGCCAAGTGCAAGGCCTGCCACACCATCGATCAGGGCGGTGCCAACGGTATCGGTCCGAATCTGTGGGCTGTCGCCGGTGAAAAGGTTGCAGGCGACCGCGGCGGCTATGCGTTCTCGGATGCGCTGAAGGCCAAGGGCGGCGTCTGGGATGATGCTACGCTCGACGCTTGGCTGCTTGGTCCTGCCAAGTTCGCAGCTGGCACCAAGATGACCTTCGCAGGCCTGCCCGATGCGCAACAGCGCGCGGACGTGATCGCGTACCTCAATACGAAGAAGTAG
- a CDS encoding prephenate dehydratase — protein MQSYPAPALVLVEQMAAAAKADPPRAVSFQGAPGANSHRAALEALPDCLPLPCFSFEDALDAVKEGRAGQAIIPIENSQHGRVADIHFLLPESGLSIVGEHFLEIHASLMALGDGPFTAAYSHPQALGQSRFYLRERGIVPMSYADTAGAAAYVAELGDPTVAALAPRIAADLYGLKVIEDNVEDAHDNTTRFVILAKTPLEPARITVPAMTTFVFEVRNIPAALYKALGGFATNGVNMTKLESYQRGASFAATEFFADIVGAPGDPAVDRAFDELGYFAKRLRMLGTYPMERIRG, from the coding sequence ATGCAGAGCTATCCCGCCCCCGCGCTCGTCCTTGTCGAGCAGATGGCCGCCGCCGCCAAGGCCGATCCGCCGCGCGCCGTATCGTTTCAGGGCGCACCCGGTGCGAACTCGCACCGGGCCGCGCTAGAGGCCTTGCCGGATTGTCTCCCGCTGCCCTGCTTCTCGTTCGAGGATGCCTTGGACGCAGTGAAGGAAGGCCGCGCAGGGCAGGCGATCATCCCGATCGAGAACTCGCAGCATGGCCGAGTGGCGGACATCCACTTCCTTTTGCCGGAAAGCGGATTGTCGATCGTGGGGGAGCATTTTCTCGAAATCCACGCCAGCCTGATGGCGCTGGGCGATGGTCCCTTCACCGCAGCCTACAGCCACCCGCAGGCGCTGGGGCAATCGCGCTTCTACTTGCGGGAACGTGGCATCGTGCCGATGAGCTATGCCGATACGGCGGGCGCGGCGGCTTATGTCGCGGAACTTGGCGATCCCACCGTCGCCGCCCTCGCGCCGCGCATCGCGGCGGATCTCTATGGCCTCAAGGTTATCGAGGACAATGTCGAGGACGCGCACGACAACACCACGCGCTTCGTGATTCTGGCAAAAACACCGCTCGAACCCGCCAGGATCACCGTCCCGGCGATGACCACCTTCGTGTTCGAGGTGCGCAACATTCCCGCCGCGCTCTACAAGGCGCTTGGCGGCTTCGCCACCAACGGCGTCAACATGACCAAGCTGGAAAGCTACCAGCGCGGGGCGAGCTTTGCCGCGACCGAATTTTTCGCCGACATCGTCGGGGCGCCCGGCGATCCGGCTGTCGATCGCGCGTTTGACGAACTCGGCTATTTTGCCAAGCGACTTCGCATGCTCGGCACCTACCCGATGGAGCGTATCCGGGGCTAG
- a CDS encoding DUF4129 domain-containing protein: protein MTAPAAANTATNDAAAADAAWRAMRDAGDIQFAPVPPDPVPVTPEWLKALGRFLEWLLSPLGRVLGASWGWVELALLIGAGLCVLWIAWSLLWPLWRERKRQGKVAAPTWTPAREEALALLADADALAAQGRFDEAAHLLLKRSIGQIARARPDWLSPSSTAREIGGLAGLPHAARAAFAEIAAMVERARYALRALDSGDWAKAREAYARFAIERLEAGA from the coding sequence GTGACGGCACCTGCGGCGGCAAATACGGCAACGAACGACGCTGCAGCGGCTGATGCCGCGTGGCGCGCCATGCGCGATGCGGGCGATATCCAGTTCGCCCCGGTCCCTCCTGATCCGGTGCCGGTGACGCCCGAATGGTTGAAGGCGCTTGGCCGCTTTCTCGAATGGCTGCTCTCCCCGCTGGGCCGCGTGCTGGGCGCAAGCTGGGGCTGGGTCGAACTCGCGCTGCTGATCGGCGCCGGCCTTTGCGTTCTATGGATCGCCTGGTCGCTGCTCTGGCCCCTGTGGCGCGAACGCAAGCGCCAAGGCAAGGTGGCCGCCCCCACCTGGACGCCCGCAAGAGAAGAGGCGCTGGCGCTGCTGGCGGATGCCGACGCCTTGGCCGCGCAAGGCCGTTTCGACGAAGCGGCGCACCTTTTGCTCAAGCGCAGTATCGGCCAGATCGCACGCGCCCGGCCTGACTGGCTCAGCCCTTCCAGCACCGCTCGTGAGATCGGCGGGCTTGCAGGCCTTCCCCATGCTGCGCGCGCCGCCTTCGCCGAAATCGCCGCCATGGTTGAACGCGCCCGCTACGCCCTGCGCGCACTCGATTCGGGCGATTGGGCCAAGGCGCGCGAGGCCTATGCCCGCTTTGCCATTGAACGGCTGGAGGCAGGGGCTTGA
- a CDS encoding DUF4350 domain-containing protein, translated as MSAPESPFPRSTVIGMLLVGALAFVALLWFLGNSTGGSGNNGGAHVGGHGLNGYAGLAKMLEAEGLDVVRQRNRRSIETQPGLLILTPPTEADGKEIAKVVEARRYVGPTLVVLPKWFAMGINSKKAKRGWVQILNTSAPEWKGFADTVTVDIGGEKAAPVGGWRVGTRRGILPDDRQVETGSGKGLIPIVNAGNGKILAAWLDDDGYYPALNDLAGVDPDYGGEDEDRYPVVLVFEPDLLDNWGLADRDTALLARDLVLATADNRGQPIAFDMTFNGFGASRNLLKLAFEPPFLAATLCLLLAALAVAWRAFHRFGPALQGGPEIAHGKAALVANAAGLIRRAGRVHLVAAPYADAARERIAQALGLPRGKSPEDTEAMIDAAQDRRALPGPRFAAAAAHLRSARKPHDLTRRAAVIHQIEKDLT; from the coding sequence TTGAGCGCGCCTGAATCACCCTTCCCGCGCTCGACCGTGATCGGCATGCTGCTGGTCGGCGCACTGGCCTTCGTCGCGCTGCTCTGGTTCCTAGGCAACAGCACCGGCGGCAGCGGCAACAACGGTGGCGCACATGTCGGAGGGCATGGCCTCAACGGCTATGCGGGCCTTGCGAAAATGCTCGAAGCCGAAGGGCTCGACGTTGTCCGCCAGCGCAACCGGCGCAGTATCGAAACCCAGCCCGGCCTGCTGATCCTGACCCCGCCCACCGAAGCCGACGGCAAGGAGATCGCCAAAGTGGTCGAGGCGCGGCGCTATGTCGGGCCGACGCTGGTAGTACTGCCGAAATGGTTCGCGATGGGGATCAACTCGAAGAAGGCCAAGCGCGGCTGGGTGCAGATTCTCAACACCAGCGCGCCCGAGTGGAAGGGCTTTGCCGACACTGTGACGGTCGACATCGGGGGCGAGAAGGCCGCTCCGGTCGGTGGCTGGCGCGTGGGCACAAGACGCGGGATACTGCCTGATGACCGGCAGGTCGAAACCGGGTCGGGCAAGGGCCTCATCCCCATCGTCAATGCGGGCAACGGCAAGATCCTCGCCGCTTGGCTGGACGACGACGGCTACTATCCCGCGCTGAACGATCTGGCCGGAGTCGATCCCGATTATGGCGGTGAGGATGAAGACCGTTATCCCGTCGTATTGGTGTTCGAACCGGATCTGCTCGACAACTGGGGCCTTGCCGACAGGGACACCGCCTTGCTCGCCCGCGACCTCGTGCTGGCGACCGCCGACAATCGCGGCCAGCCGATCGCCTTTGACATGACATTCAACGGCTTTGGCGCCAGCCGCAACCTCCTGAAGCTGGCGTTCGAGCCGCCGTTCCTTGCCGCGACGCTATGCCTGCTGCTGGCCGCGCTCGCGGTGGCGTGGCGCGCGTTTCATCGCTTTGGCCCCGCGCTGCAGGGCGGGCCGGAGATCGCACACGGCAAGGCGGCGCTGGTGGCCAATGCAGCCGGGCTTATCCGCCGCGCGGGCCGCGTCCATCTTGTCGCCGCGCCCTATGCCGATGCCGCGCGCGAGCGGATCGCGCAGGCGCTCGGCTTGCCGCGCGGAAAATCGCCAGAAGACACCGAGGCAATGATCGACGCCGCGCAGGACCGCCGCGCCCTGCCCGGCCCGCGCTTTGCCGCCGCCGCCGCGCATCTGCGTTCGGCGCGCAAACCCCATGACCTGACCCGGCGCGCCGCCGTGATTCACCAGATCGAGAAGGACCTGACGTGA
- a CDS encoding MoxR family ATPase, whose amino-acid sequence MTLEDLGALAARIRAEVGKAVVGQEEVLDHLLVALFAGGHVLLEGPPGTAKTFLAQCLAAALGLDFGRIQFTPDLMPGDILGSNLFNFQTSQFTLTRGPIFHELLLADEINRTPPKTQAALLEAMQERRVTLDGEAHALSDRFMVVATQNPIESQGVYPLPEAQLDRFLFKLLVGYPSAEEETRIVTRYGDGRGAPKPAEMGIAAVTDSAELACANSAVASVTLADSIVDYVVRLVRATRETGDLVAGASPRAAVLLAGAARARAALDGRSYVIPDDVKALATAVLRHRLLLSPAAEIEGKQVEAIVAALVEGTEAPR is encoded by the coding sequence ATGACCCTTGAAGACCTTGGCGCGCTCGCCGCCCGCATCCGCGCAGAAGTGGGCAAGGCCGTGGTCGGGCAGGAAGAGGTGCTGGACCATCTCCTCGTCGCGCTGTTTGCGGGCGGGCACGTCCTGCTCGAAGGCCCGCCGGGCACCGCCAAGACATTCCTCGCACAGTGCCTCGCCGCCGCGTTGGGTCTGGATTTCGGCCGTATCCAGTTCACGCCCGACCTGATGCCGGGCGACATTCTCGGCTCGAACCTGTTCAACTTCCAGACCAGCCAGTTCACCCTGACGCGCGGGCCGATCTTCCACGAATTGCTGCTGGCGGACGAAATCAACCGCACCCCGCCCAAGACACAGGCCGCGCTATTGGAAGCGATGCAGGAACGCCGGGTAACGCTCGACGGCGAGGCACACGCCCTGTCCGACCGCTTCATGGTGGTCGCCACGCAAAATCCGATCGAGAGCCAGGGCGTCTATCCTCTGCCCGAAGCGCAGCTCGACCGCTTCCTGTTCAAGCTGCTGGTCGGCTACCCTTCCGCCGAGGAAGAGACCCGCATCGTCACCCGTTATGGCGACGGGCGCGGCGCGCCCAAGCCCGCCGAGATGGGCATCGCGGCAGTGACGGACAGCGCGGAACTCGCCTGCGCCAACAGTGCCGTCGCCAGTGTGACGCTCGCCGACTCAATCGTCGATTACGTGGTGCGGCTGGTGCGCGCCACGCGCGAAACGGGTGACCTCGTGGCAGGCGCCTCGCCCCGCGCCGCCGTGCTGCTGGCAGGGGCTGCGAGGGCGCGGGCCGCGCTCGATGGGCGCAGCTACGTGATCCCCGACGACGTCAAGGCGCTCGCCACGGCGGTCCTGCGCCACCGCCTGCTGCTCAGCCCCGCTGCCGAGATCGAGGGCAAGCAGGTCGAGGCGATTGTCGCGGCTCTGGTCGAAGGCACGGAAGCCCCGCGTTGA
- a CDS encoding DUF58 domain-containing protein: MNRPAALLPTRRAVLIVAGLAPLALLLAAAAPGAWIAAPALGGALLVLVLLDGLFAGALEDVRVIVPADAEVGEEATLTVLADLVRAGSRVRPEAALACDPRLAPGGRVELTLAPANEAWSGTAPLRPTRRGTGAVSHVWLRWTGPLGLAHRQISRVLSDSVRVWPNIAPVRSPALQIFLRDAQFGLIARRIRGEGTEFEALAEYEPGMDRRRIDWKSSARHARLFAKEYEVERNNQIVFAFDCGQAMCEPIEGLPRIDRAVTAALTTAYVALKAQDRVALFGFAARPEVATPFVTSSRDFARLQRAAAGLDYHPGEPNFTLALSTLAARLQRRSLIVLFSDFTDPTSAELMVENVGRLVERHVVLFVVMADADMARIVSAPVTGMESVAEAVTAASLVRQRALVLQRLRHLGVRVIEAPHDRIGTRLLDAYLAIKREGRIG; this comes from the coding sequence TTGAACCGTCCCGCCGCCTTGCTGCCCACGCGGCGCGCGGTGCTGATCGTCGCGGGCCTCGCCCCGCTGGCGCTGCTCCTTGCAGCCGCCGCACCTGGCGCATGGATCGCCGCGCCCGCACTCGGTGGCGCGCTGCTCGTGCTGGTGTTGCTCGACGGCCTCTTTGCCGGTGCGCTGGAAGACGTGCGCGTGATCGTGCCTGCCGATGCCGAAGTGGGCGAGGAGGCGACGCTCACTGTGCTCGCCGATCTGGTGCGCGCAGGCTCACGCGTCCGCCCCGAAGCCGCGTTGGCCTGCGACCCCAGGCTCGCCCCCGGCGGGCGCGTTGAACTCACGTTGGCACCCGCAAACGAGGCATGGAGCGGTACGGCACCCTTGCGCCCCACCCGGCGCGGGACAGGTGCGGTTAGCCACGTCTGGCTGCGTTGGACCGGGCCGCTCGGCCTCGCCCATCGCCAGATCAGCCGTGTTTTGAGCGATTCCGTGCGCGTCTGGCCGAACATCGCTCCGGTGCGCAGCCCTGCTTTGCAGATCTTCCTGCGCGATGCCCAGTTCGGCCTGATCGCCAGGCGCATTCGCGGCGAAGGCACCGAATTCGAGGCGCTCGCAGAATACGAACCCGGCATGGATCGCCGCCGGATCGACTGGAAAAGTTCGGCCCGCCACGCCCGCCTCTTCGCCAAGGAATACGAGGTCGAGCGCAACAACCAGATCGTCTTCGCCTTCGATTGCGGTCAGGCGATGTGCGAACCGATCGAGGGCCTCCCGCGCATCGACCGCGCGGTGACGGCGGCGCTGACCACGGCCTACGTTGCGCTGAAAGCACAGGACCGGGTCGCCCTGTTCGGCTTTGCCGCGCGGCCCGAAGTGGCCACGCCCTTCGTCACTTCCAGCCGCGATTTTGCAAGGTTGCAACGCGCGGCGGCAGGGCTGGACTATCACCCCGGTGAACCGAACTTCACGCTCGCGCTGTCAACGCTCGCCGCGCGTCTTCAGCGCCGCTCGCTGATCGTGCTGTTCTCGGACTTTACCGACCCGACCAGCGCCGAACTGATGGTCGAGAATGTCGGACGCCTGGTCGAGCGTCATGTCGTGCTGTTCGTGGTCATGGCCGATGCCGACATGGCGCGGATCGTCTCCGCGCCGGTCACCGGCATGGAATCCGTGGCCGAGGCCGTCACCGCCGCCTCGCTGGTCCGCCAGCGCGCGCTGGTGCTCCAGCGCCTGCGCCATCTTGGCGTGCGCGTGATCGAAGCCCCGCACGACAGGATCGGCACGCGGCTGCTTGATGCATATCTCGCGATCAAGCGCGAAGGGAGGATCGGCTGA
- a CDS encoding stage II sporulation protein M, producing the protein MASSALARTIGGWFTKAPQQAVAAEQAALRSDRFRLEREGDWTRLDAIVTRMESGRMRKLSDEDLLALPVLYRTAASSLSIARETSLDAALVAYLETLTQRAWFLVYGPRASLWSWFKRFLGGEWSAAVRGLGFDILVALALMVAGVAVGWLLVAANPEWYYALVSSGFADERVPGASREVLHGTLFGNQDQDGMSVFAAQLFSNNARVSILCFALGFAFGLPTMLLLIQNTALLGAMLWLYHGQGLLLDFIGWLSIHGTTELFAILLAGASGIHIGRAMAFPGNASVLDAAATAGRRAAQVMTGVVLMLIVAAILEGFARQLVDSTPSRLTVGGFMLVAWTGYFFAFRRGGKA; encoded by the coding sequence ATGGCATCCAGCGCACTGGCCCGGACGATCGGCGGATGGTTCACCAAGGCCCCGCAACAGGCCGTGGCGGCAGAACAGGCCGCGCTGCGGTCAGACCGGTTCCGACTGGAGCGCGAGGGTGACTGGACGCGGCTGGATGCCATCGTCACGCGCATGGAATCAGGCCGGATGCGCAAGCTTTCGGACGAAGACCTGCTCGCCCTGCCCGTGCTCTACCGCACGGCAGCGTCCAGCCTCTCGATCGCGCGTGAAACCTCGCTCGATGCGGCGCTGGTTGCCTATCTCGAAACATTGACCCAGCGCGCGTGGTTCCTCGTCTATGGCCCGCGCGCCTCTTTGTGGTCGTGGTTCAAACGTTTCCTCGGTGGCGAATGGAGCGCGGCGGTGCGTGGCCTCGGCTTCGACATTCTCGTCGCGCTGGCCTTGATGGTGGCGGGTGTGGCGGTGGGCTGGCTGCTCGTCGCCGCGAATCCTGAATGGTACTACGCCCTCGTCTCCAGCGGCTTTGCCGACGAGCGCGTGCCCGGCGCCAGCCGCGAGGTCTTGCATGGAACCTTGTTCGGCAATCAGGACCAGGACGGGATGAGCGTGTTTGCCGCCCAACTGTTCAGCAACAATGCGCGAGTCTCGATCCTGTGCTTCGCGCTGGGCTTTGCCTTTGGCCTGCCGACGATGTTGCTGCTGATTCAGAACACGGCGTTGCTGGGTGCGATGCTGTGGCTCTATCACGGACAGGGCCTGCTGCTCGATTTCATCGGCTGGCTCTCGATCCACGGCACCACCGAATTGTTCGCGATCCTGCTGGCGGGGGCATCGGGCATCCACATCGGGCGAGCCATGGCCTTTCCCGGCAATGCCTCGGTGCTCGACGCCGCTGCCACAGCAGGGCGGCGCGCAGCGCAAGTCATGACCGGCGTGGTGCTCATGCTGATCGTCGCTGCCATCCTTGAAGGCTTCGCTCGCCAGCTGGTCGATTCGACGCCCTCGCGGCTCACGGTGGGCGGCTTTATGCTGGTGGCATGGACCGGCTATTTCTTCGCGTTCCGGCGCGGAGGGAAGGCCTGA
- a CDS encoding RDD family protein — MAIALPFRKGRAPRTPLDHEDRRRRMVITPEGVPLPFLLASRGARAAALFLDLAMIVGAMIGMTLILMKVAEGVGLDVEGKNPAAHAMQALGVLWIVALFLFRNAWFLFFELGARGATPGKRITGIRVAARASGSSGARLTTEAVIARNLVRDIELFMPLVFFFSAWAEGSDTDLAGWAGLAWFLIFAFFPFFNRDRLRCGDLIAGTWVVEAPKRKLEQALSTGTAARGTSAETGAQYRFSDADLAVYGEMELQVLERVLRDSREEAMRDVAQTICRKIGWSAGSGDERAFLEAYYAQLRARLETGMRFGRRKANKHSS, encoded by the coding sequence ATGGCCATCGCCCTCCCCTTCCGCAAGGGACGCGCCCCGCGCACGCCGCTCGACCACGAAGACCGGCGGCGTCGCATGGTGATCACACCCGAAGGCGTGCCGCTCCCCTTCCTCCTCGCTTCTCGCGGAGCGCGAGCGGCCGCGCTGTTCCTCGACCTTGCGATGATCGTCGGCGCAATGATCGGAATGACGCTTATCCTGATGAAAGTGGCCGAGGGCGTCGGGCTGGACGTCGAAGGCAAGAACCCGGCCGCTCATGCCATGCAAGCGCTTGGCGTGTTGTGGATCGTCGCGCTGTTCCTGTTCCGCAATGCCTGGTTCCTGTTTTTCGAACTGGGGGCACGCGGGGCCACGCCGGGCAAGCGCATCACCGGCATTCGCGTGGCGGCGCGGGCCAGCGGCAGTTCCGGCGCGCGGCTGACGACCGAAGCGGTGATCGCGCGCAATCTGGTACGTGACATCGAACTGTTCATGCCACTGGTCTTCTTCTTTTCAGCCTGGGCCGAAGGCAGCGACACCGACCTTGCCGGCTGGGCAGGCCTTGCGTGGTTCCTGATCTTCGCCTTCTTCCCGTTCTTCAACCGCGATAGGCTGCGCTGCGGCGATCTGATCGCCGGAACGTGGGTGGTCGAGGCACCCAAACGCAAGCTGGAGCAGGCGCTTTCGACGGGAACGGCAGCACGGGGAACCTCGGCCGAGACGGGCGCGCAGTACCGGTTCAGCGATGCCGACCTTGCCGTCTATGGCGAAATGGAACTGCAAGTGCTCGAACGCGTACTGCGCGACAGTCGCGAGGAAGCGATGCGCGACGTGGCCCAGACGATCTGCCGCAAGATTGGCTGGAGCGCCGGATCGGGTGACGAGCGCGCCTTTCTCGAAGCCTATTACGCACAGCTGCGGGCACGGCTGGAAACCGGCATGCGCTTCGGCAGGCGCAAGGCAAACAAGCACAGCTCCTGA
- a CDS encoding GNAT family N-acetyltransferase, with the protein MDGLSIIEDDLEGDAIRSLVSFHLSGMHASSPACKVHALPVERLRQPGVTFFSAWVSEALAGMGAIRELDAHQGELKSMRVAPEWLGKGIGEAVLLHLLAVARQRSYSRVSLETGQGPAFEPALGLYRKHGFVNCEAFADYVLDDFSQCLTLVLA; encoded by the coding sequence ATGGATGGACTTTCGATCATCGAGGACGATCTCGAGGGCGACGCCATCAGGTCGTTGGTTTCATTCCATCTTTCAGGAATGCATGCCAGTTCACCTGCGTGCAAGGTGCATGCCCTGCCTGTCGAGCGACTGCGCCAGCCAGGCGTGACATTCTTTTCGGCCTGGGTGAGTGAGGCGCTCGCAGGCATGGGTGCCATCCGGGAACTGGATGCGCATCAGGGCGAACTCAAGTCCATGCGCGTGGCGCCTGAGTGGTTGGGCAAGGGTATCGGCGAAGCCGTCCTGCTCCACCTGCTCGCGGTGGCCCGCCAGCGCAGCTATAGTCGCGTCAGCCTCGAGACTGGCCAAGGCCCCGCCTTCGAGCCCGCCCTCGGACTCTACCGCAAGCACGGCTTCGTAAACTGCGAGGCTTTTGCGGACTATGTGCTCGACGATTTCAGCCAATGTCTGACGCTGGTGCTCGCCTGA
- a CDS encoding electron transfer flavoprotein subunit alpha/FixB family protein, translated as MKTLVLVEHDNASVKDATLAAVTAASQLGEVTALVAGADCDGAAQAAAQIAGVAKVIKADDAALANALAENLAPLVASLMADYDAFVAPATTTGKNVAPRVAALLDVMQVSDILSVEGPRTFTRPIYAGNAIATVESSDAKLVITVRGTAFAKADATGGSASVEAVSATPDSGLSSFVSAEIAKSERPELTSAKIIVSGGRALKDAATFEQVITPLADKLGAGIGASRAAVDAGYVPNDYQVGQTGKIVAPEVYIAVGISGAIQHLAGMKDSKTIIAINKDEDAPIFQVADLGLVGDLFTLVPELTGKL; from the coding sequence ATGAAGACACTGGTTCTGGTCGAACACGACAACGCATCGGTCAAGGATGCCACACTGGCCGCCGTCACCGCTGCCAGCCAGCTTGGCGAAGTGACCGCGCTGGTCGCAGGCGCGGATTGTGACGGCGCCGCGCAGGCTGCCGCGCAGATCGCAGGCGTTGCCAAGGTCATCAAGGCTGATGACGCGGCGCTCGCCAATGCGCTGGCGGAAAACCTCGCGCCGCTGGTGGCAAGCCTGATGGCGGACTACGACGCCTTCGTCGCGCCTGCCACCACCACCGGCAAGAACGTCGCGCCGCGCGTGGCCGCGCTGCTCGACGTGATGCAGGTATCGGACATCCTCTCGGTCGAGGGTCCCCGGACGTTCACCCGCCCGATCTATGCCGGCAACGCCATCGCCACGGTCGAAAGCAGCGACGCCAAGCTGGTGATCACCGTGCGCGGCACCGCCTTTGCCAAGGCTGACGCGACCGGCGGCAGTGCATCGGTCGAAGCCGTCAGCGCCACCCCCGACAGCGGCCTCAGCAGCTTCGTCAGCGCCGAGATCGCCAAGTCCGAGCGTCCGGAACTGACCAGCGCCAAGATCATCGTCTCGGGCGGCCGCGCGCTCAAGGACGCCGCGACGTTCGAGCAGGTCATCACGCCGCTGGCGGACAAGCTCGGCGCGGGCATCGGTGCAAGCCGCGCGGCGGTCGACGCAGGCTACGTGCCCAACGACTACCAGGTCGGCCAGACCGGCAAGATCGTCGCTCCCGAAGTCTATATCGCGGTCGGCATCTCGGGCGCGATCCAGCATCTTGCGGGCATGAAGGACTCCAAGACCATCATCGCCATCAACAAGGACGAAGACGCCCCGATCTTCCAGGTCGCAGACCTCGGCCTCGTCGGCGACCTGTTCACGCTGGTGCCCGAACTGACCGGCAAGCTCTGA
- a CDS encoding electron transfer flavoprotein subunit beta/FixA family protein → MKALVCVKRVIDYNVKPRVKSDGSGVDLANVKMSMNPFDEIAVEEAIRLKEKGVVTEIVAVSVGPQKAQETLRTALAMGADRAILVMSDDEVEPLAVAKIIAGIAGEEAPGLIITGKQAIDDDSNQVGQMVAALLGRPQGTFANEITVEGDAVVVKREIDGGLQTVKLALPAVVTTDLRLNEPRYASLPNIMKAKSKPLANKTPADYGVDTAPRLKTLTVSEPPVRSAGIKVADVDALVAKLKEMGVA, encoded by the coding sequence ATGAAAGCCCTGGTCTGCGTGAAGCGCGTGATAGATTACAACGTGAAGCCTCGCGTGAAGAGCGACGGTTCTGGTGTTGATCTTGCGAACGTGAAGATGAGCATGAACCCGTTTGACGAGATTGCGGTCGAGGAAGCCATTCGCCTGAAGGAGAAGGGCGTTGTGACCGAGATCGTGGCGGTTTCGGTGGGTCCGCAGAAGGCGCAGGAGACGCTGCGCACGGCGCTGGCGATGGGCGCGGACCGGGCGATTCTGGTGATGAGCGACGACGAGGTCGAGCCGCTGGCGGTGGCCAAGATCATTGCGGGCATCGCCGGCGAAGAGGCTCCGGGCCTGATCATCACCGGCAAGCAGGCGATCGACGACGATTCGAACCAGGTCGGCCAGATGGTCGCGGCATTGCTCGGGCGTCCGCAGGGCACCTTTGCCAACGAGATTACGGTTGAGGGCGATGCGGTCGTGGTCAAGCGCGAGATCGACGGGGGTCTGCAGACGGTGAAGCTGGCGCTGCCTGCGGTGGTCACCACCGACTTGCGCCTGAACGAGCCGCGCTATGCAAGCCTGCCCAACATCATGAAGGCCAAGTCCAAGCCCTTGGCGAACAAGACGCCCGCCGATTACGGCGTCGACACCGCGCCGCGGCTCAAGACGCTGACGGTAAGCGAACCGCCGGTGCGCAGCGCCGGGATCAAGGTCGCCGACGTCGATGCGCTGGTCGCCAAGCTCAAGGAAATGGGCGTAGCCTGA